The genomic DNA AGTATGTTGGCGATCCGATCAATGCCATAAAGATCTTCAACGAAAAAGAGGTGGACGAACTCGTGCTGCTCGACATTGCAGCTTCGGTGGAGGAGCGCGAACCCAACTTCAAGATCATCGAAGAAGTGGCCAGCGAATGTTTCATGCCCCTCGGTTACGGCGGCGGCATCAGGTCGCTCGAGCAGATAAAGACGATCTTTTCCCTGGGGGTCGAAAAGGTGATCATTAATACCTCGGCCCACGACAGCCCCGATCTTGTCAGGGCTGCCTCAGACACCTTCGGCAGTCAGAGCATTGTCGTATCCATCGACGTGAAGAAGAATTTCTTCGGGAAATACGAGGTGCATACCCTGTCTGGATCGAGGAACACGAAACAGGATCCGGTTCAGTATGCCCTTGAAATGGAGCAGCGCGGCGCCGGAGAGCTGATTTTGAATTCAGTTGATCGGGACGGGATGATGGCAGGCTATGATCTGCAGCTCGTCTGCAGGGTTGCCGGGGCCGTAGGTGTTCCCGTCATTGCCTGCGGAGGTGCCGGAAACGTCGCACACCTTGCCGAAGCTGCTGCGCGGGGTGCATCGGCCCTTGCCGCCGGAAGCATGTTCGTCTTCCAAGGGAAGCACCGTGCGGTACTGATCAGCTACCCCGAACGCAAGGAACTCGAGCGGTACCTTCAATGAACGCGAGGAATCAATTGACCAGGGAATACAGAATTTGCAGCAGATGCGTAATGGACACCTCCGACCGCGGGATTTTGTTTGACGAAAACGGTGTCTGCAACCATTGCCACAATTATGAGATTATCTCGAAGAGGGTTCTTCTTCCTCCCGAGATCGCTCAGGAAAAACTGCTACAGATCATCGAGAAGATCAAGAGGGACGGAGAGAAACAGGAATACGACTGCATTATTGGCCTGAGCGGGGGGATCGACAGCTCATACCTTGCTCTGCAGGCTAAAAACTTTGGATTACGTCCCCTAGCGGTACACTTCGACAACGGATGGAACTCCGAAATCTCGGTAAAGAACATCGAGAACATCGTCAAGAAGCTCGGCTTCGACCTTTTCACCTATGTCATCGATTGGGAAGAATTCAAAGATCTGCAACGTTCTTTTTTCAAGGCATCAGTAGTCGACATAGAACTTCTGACCGACAATGCGATATTCACTTCACTATATAAGCTTGCTCGGCAGCATAAAATCAAGTATTCGCTTGAAGGCCACAACATAGTCACCGAATCGATAATGGGAAAGGATTGGAACTACTGGAAGTTCGATCTGAAAAATATCAAGGCCATTCAGAAAGAATTTGGCACGTTGAAAATAAAGAGCTTCCCCACAATGGGGCCATGGAAAAGGCTTTTTTTGCAAGTAATGAAAATAATAGAGCCTGTTTACATCCTCAACTTTCTGGAATATGACAAGAAGAAAGCAATGGAGACGCTTGAGAAGGAACTTGAATGGAAGTACTACGGTGGAAAGCACTACGAGTCGGTATTCACCAAGTTCTATCAGGCTTATGTTCTGCCGACAAAATTCGGCATCGATAAGCGCAGGGCCCATCTGTCCAATTTGATCTGTTCGGGGCAGCTGACCCGTGAAGAGGCCGTGGTTGAACTGGAGAGGGAAATTTACCCGCAGGATGAACTGAGAAAAGACAAGGAATACGTAGTTAAGAAACTTGGTTTCTCCGAAGAGGAATTCGACGACATCATGCAGCAGTCACCAAAGTCTCACATGGATTATCCGAATGACTGGGAAAGTTACCATAGAATAGTAGATTCGATAAAGAATCTTAAATGCAGTGTAAGGCGGCGGTAGGCGTTTAAGCCCTCGCTTACGTCAAAGATGGTCGGGATCGGTTGAATATGGTAATTAAATTTAACAGCAGCAATGCAATATGTAAGCTTGCTCTTATTGACATTTTGTTCTTACCTTTTTTAAGGCCTCTGCCGTTAACAATATCAATGCTACCTGTTACAATTTGGGCGGTACTCCATGTCCGTAGGAATACCTATGACAAAGTTCTTATGATGGTTTTTCTGATCCTTTCGCTTCTGAGTCTTGTCTACTCATTTCTTTTTTTCCCTGAGACTTTTTTTGATGGCGAGGTAGATCTGAATGTTTGGACGCAAAACATTATTTTTTTAGGGCTCATAGTCCTCTTCTTCGCCTATTTCGTTCTTTTCAAAGCACTGTTACCAAGATTCGGCCCGAAAAAGGTATACCGCTTCGTACTGATCTATTTCCTGTTATTGCTCGGGTTGTCTGTTTGTTTCGTTATTGATTACAAACGTTACTTTTCTGTCAGGACATTCTGGACGCTCAGCAGTTCGCCGCTTGACGTAGGGGATTTCTCGTCTCTCGTACGGTACACCGGCATGTTTAGTGATCCTAATAATTGTGCCGTCATGGTGGTTGCGCTTTACGCCATTCTGGTGCTTTATGAAACCAGTTCCCTCCTCAAGTTGTTTTTGCTTACTGTCGCCTGCCTCTTTATTTTGCTGACAACGATGAGTAGCACCGGTTTTTTATCTTTTTTTGCAGTGATACCTTTTGTCGCGTACTTTTACATAAAAGGTACTCATGATATTTGGAAAAAAGCGTTGATAGTAGTCTCGATTCTTTTATTCGTTGTGACTCTTCTATCAGTATTGACATATGTACAGAGTACTGATATTGGCAAAGTTGCACTTGAAAGGCTAAGCGGCAATACCGCGTCGACACGACTGGTTAAATTCGAGCAGATGCTCGGCTATGATGCGATCACGAGGCTGGTTGTTGGTACCGGCGGGACCGTTATCATAGGAACGGATTTGATAAGGCCGCATGTCGGACATCTGCATTTTTTTTATAACTATGGCCTATGGGCATACGTTGCATTCATGCTTCTGGTATTCAGAATAAGGCAGGGGATCCCGCTCGTTTACTACACTCCTCTTATTCCTGTTTTTCTGGGATTCAGCGCCAATACTGGTTTCATAGATTTCAGATTCAGCGTTGTTGCTTCTTTGGTTCTTGCTTTCTATTCGATAAATCCCCGGAAATTGGACAGTGTCTGATGAAGGTTCATGTATTCTCCAGATCGAGCTGGT from Geobacter sp. DSM 9736 includes the following:
- a CDS encoding AglZ/HisF2 family acetamidino modification protein; its protein translation is MLRTRVIPCLLLKGQGLVKTQKFKDPKYVGDPINAIKIFNEKEVDELVLLDIAASVEEREPNFKIIEEVASECFMPLGYGGGIRSLEQIKTIFSLGVEKVIINTSAHDSPDLVRAASDTFGSQSIVVSIDVKKNFFGKYEVHTLSGSRNTKQDPVQYALEMEQRGAGELILNSVDRDGMMAGYDLQLVCRVAGAVGVPVIACGGAGNVAHLAEAAARGASALAAGSMFVFQGKHRAVLISYPERKELERYLQ
- a CDS encoding N-acetyl sugar amidotransferase, with protein sequence MNARNQLTREYRICSRCVMDTSDRGILFDENGVCNHCHNYEIISKRVLLPPEIAQEKLLQIIEKIKRDGEKQEYDCIIGLSGGIDSSYLALQAKNFGLRPLAVHFDNGWNSEISVKNIENIVKKLGFDLFTYVIDWEEFKDLQRSFFKASVVDIELLTDNAIFTSLYKLARQHKIKYSLEGHNIVTESIMGKDWNYWKFDLKNIKAIQKEFGTLKIKSFPTMGPWKRLFLQVMKIIEPVYILNFLEYDKKKAMETLEKELEWKYYGGKHYESVFTKFYQAYVLPTKFGIDKRRAHLSNLICSGQLTREEAVVELEREIYPQDELRKDKEYVVKKLGFSEEEFDDIMQQSPKSHMDYPNDWESYHRIVDSIKNLKCSVRRR